Part of the Lathamus discolor isolate bLatDis1 unplaced genomic scaffold, bLatDis1.hap1 Scaffold_77, whole genome shotgun sequence genome is shown below.
cctccctgtggggtggatccggtcgacaaatgggcccttctgttcccctcggaagggagtcacccaccacaattactcttcttttcttcttggttggggaagttctgaggcatgggggtgagtgactagccctgggtgactcactagatagatttgcctcaccatctccattcacctggccctgaatttccaagacctcgtacctgttattcaagggcaattgggagggaggaagggattgtgagggtttttgcttacctctccgaggaggaacctccctccatccatccttgtccattaagctctctccttctgtctgatggtaggagggaaggggatccataacttgttgagccacttccctctgcccttgccttagggtgcggttccaccaatctatttcactttcacactctctaatggctctcaacctttctacctcctccctcagttcagccacctgcctgagcaggtcagttatttgctcacagcgaacacaagcagtgtcactggctccctccaatacaagtgccaggctcaggcattcgctgcagccagagacctgcacagctgcatgtctgcaggaaggctcagtctggatacccacattagtactcactgcagctttcgatcgtgttgtaaccatgatctatccggtcaatcaatccgtctacgtccctcagcactccttccccctcctgtactccaggcgagtcctctcgatgaggcggttggaacgctcccctgcccgctcgcctgcccgcgcgaactgccgcgcaaactgcctcgaccctctgcctcgacgctctctgtttgccggctctgttcgccacgctcctggtcgccgcacTCCCTCAATTCCCCTCCCAGGCACCTCTAAGTGTGTTCTCAGACattcagacattctggctcagaTACTACATAGCAACACCACGTTTCAAACCTCTTCCTGCCGTTCTGACATTGTCCCCCACCCTCCCCTCCtgcaggaggccctctacttagcgtgcatATTGCCATGCatctcgaggcggcctcactgctcagaactcccactaACACAACATGGGTTAATAGGTGTATTAGATGTAAGgcacccctaaccctaacccttaccctactGGCTGATACTCTGAAGCTGAGACTCTGGTGCTGAGATTGTTGCTGAGACTCTATGGCTTAGACTCTAGGGTTCTGACTTTGGAGATGAGACTGTGGCTGAggctctgaaccctaacccatgatctactcactctgctgctggacagcaggcactggagatgttggattcaaatagaCTTCTAGGTGGAAAAGCGAGGTGCGACAGCAATGTGAGTGGCAccgttgtaaagctcactgtgtgctgaaaacTCCCAGCACCAGGTTTCTATCCTGgatcttcggctgtgggagcagagttcaaatgttcgtgcGCTACTCTGCTGTACTCAGACAAGACCAGGCATCAGTGGTGTTGGACTCAAATGGAcgttgaggtaggaaagtgaggagcaacagcaatgtgtgtgtcaccattgcaaagcgcaccgtgtgctgaagatgcccaccGCCaactttccctcctggctcttctcctgtgggagcagaagcCAAATGTTCGTGCTCTTCTCACTGTGCTGCACGGCGGCCAGGAGTGTACGCCGCATAAGCTGCACACAGTTAGACGTTTAGGTGGGTAATCAAGGAGCGACAGCAAAGGTGTTGGCAGCGCTGCAGAGCTCGCTGTCTGCAGaacatccccagcagcagctttctgtcctggctctacAGCAGAGGTTTGTCGTTTGATTACACCAATTGCACACTCATTGCACACCCCTGCACACTGTtatgggttcagcagtagtagacatttttctccttcttattagctggtgcagtgctgtggttttgacttccagtctgggaacagcactgataacaccgatatttttagtttttgctCAGTAATGtgtactctgaccaaggacttcctgagtctcattctctgtcagggaggaggggaagccaggaggaaccAGGACACTTGACCCTAAATAGCCAAAGAGGTGTTTCATACCACAACACAtcatggccagtatataaactgggggcagtgaCCCGAAGGGCTGGATCACTGCTCGGCTTGGGCTGGgaatcagtcagcaggtggtgaccagttttattctctttccttgttattcaCCTTATCATTATTCTcggtggtggtagcagcagtggtttgtgttatatttTAGTTACTggagtgttcttatctcaaccggTGGGAGtgacattctttccattctcctccccatccctccaggagcgggagAGAGGAAGGGGCGGGAatgagtgagcggctgcattGTTCTAGGTTGCCAGCTGgccttaaaccatgacacacacTCATTGCAGACCCAGTGCATGCTTCTTGCACACTCCTTGCATGGGCATTCCACTtcttcccccccacacacatcCCTTCAATAACGATCGTTAATGCTCATTAGTGGTGATTAGCGATGCCTTTAATGGTGGCCTCCTGCCAAAGTGAGACTGGGGGAAGGGGTCCTTCAGGGTGGGGGTTCAGTCTGTGcctggtggggctgggggtgctcAGTCATCCCACTCATCTTCTTCACCCTCCTCCTCGAGTTCTTCACCCTCGTCTGCAGGAATAGGGGGGGGTCAGGTGGGGTGTCAAGGGGGGAGGGCAGGGGCTGTGGGGTATGTGTCATCCCCCCCACCACGAGAGCTCACCTGAGGAGTGGATGGCTCTGCTGCGCTTCTGCATCACATCCATGAGGGCCCCCACCAGCCCCCCAGAGCCGGTGCCACCGCTGCTGCTCTCAGGGCACTCGGGGGTCTGAGGTGGGTAAGGTGGGGTCATGGGGGCAGACAAACGCCACCAAATCCCCTCAGCCCCAGGGACTCATGGCGCACCCCCCTCTAGCGTCGGGGACTCATGGGGCACCCCAAACCCCCTCCACTGACCTTGTTCAGGGTCACCCCTTGGCGGATCTGGTCCAGCAGCGCCCCCCGCCCCAGGGGGGGTACAGGGCCTCCACCGGAGGTGGCCGGCAGAGGGGGcgggggaggaggaggcggaGCAGCGGTGGCCCCCGGGGGGGCTGGGCCACGTCCAGGGGGCGGAGCCACGGGCCGGGAGGGCGGGGCCACCGCGGGAAGGGCGGGGCCCCCACGGGGGGGTGGCAGGGCGCCCCCTGGCAGTGGGGGCAGCGGCCCCGTGCGGCTTCGGGAGGGACCGGGGAGgagcggaggaggaggaggaggggcagcCCCTCGGCTCGGTGGGAGAGGGGGACCTGTTGGGGTGGGAGAGATGTTAATTAGTGTGTTATAATTCGCATGTTAATGAGCatggggggaggggggctgACCCTGGCGCTGCAGCTCCTCCCGCACTGCCTGCAGCCCACCCCGTTCAGTGATGAAGTCATGGATGAGGCGGGAGGTCTCGGCGTCAGCCAACTGCACCTCAGTGATGCCAGCCTGGGTGAAGAGTGCCCGGAGAGCAGGGTCCAGTGCAGCCACCTGCGTCCCACAGCTCGTGTCAGCCCCACAGCAGTGCCCCAGGGCAGCgggggcaaagcaggagcaggagacACCTACATCAAAGCCATTACTGGGGTCCCAACCGACGTGACCGACGTGCCTGGGATGATGGAGGATGAGCAGATGTTGTCCCACAGCTGGGCCCACATGGAGGTCTCTCCTCTGCCTTATACAGCCCCTCACATTCCCATTGCCAGACCCACCTGAAGCCGGAAGGGGCACCGATGTCGGCCTTAGAGATCTTCTTGCggcttttcttctgctccccGGCTGTGGGACACACTGTGGGTCCAtctgtggggctgggcagccccCGGTAGCGGGATGCTGTGATGTCAGGGTTGCTGATGGGCACCACTGGCAGTAGAGGTGCTGCAAAGGACACGATACATCATAGTAACTCTCTGTAGAGCAGCAAGACCCCCACTGTGGAGCTGCAAGATGCCGCTGCGGAGCAGACACTCACCGCTGCCATCACCAGGGGCCATGGGGGTGCGGGACAGGTCCCCAGGACACTCTGTGGGGGGGACAGGTGGCTGTTGGTGTCGCACCCCACAGGACCCATTGTGCCCTCCAGTTCTGCCTCCCTCAATGCAGGGGGACTCACCATCACCGGGGGGGGGCAGAGGCGGGAGCTGCCGCTTCTCTGTGGAGAGACAGGAGAGGGTGTGAGTGCGAGGCTGCCCCAGTGCACCGGGGGCCCTGGGGGCCCTGGGGGCGGGCCACGGGGCCGCTCTCACCCGCCCGCTGCTGGCGCCGGTGCAGCCGCTCCTGGACCAGCGCCTCGAAGGCGGCCGCCTCCCCCTCGTCAGCGAAGTTCAGCCCGGCCTGGCCCTCCTGCACAGCCAATCGGGATGCTGCCCCATGGGTCCTGCCCACAGGCAGCGAGTAGCCCCCCACGGGTCATaagccccaccccacccccttAGCCCCGCCCCTATGTCATAAGCCCCTCCCCTTTGTTCCTGCCCACGTGCAGCAATCCCTGGCCCTTGGTCAAGCCCACATGTGCCAAGCCCCATCCCTCGGCCCCACCCGCTGCCCAGCCTAACACCCGTAGCCCATCCCACATTCACTTGGCTCCACCCACCCCGAAACCCTGCCCACCCAGCCTTCAAAACCCAGAGGCCCCGGAGCTTCCCCTCCCTTTGGCTCCACCCCTTCCCCGAGGCTCcgccccttcccttccctgtggCCCCGCCCACTCACGTCGGAGGCGAAGGTGTGGAAGAAGGGGGTGCGGGCCGTGTAGCCCATCCTCCCCTGCAGCTCTTGCTCCCAGCGCAGCGCCCCCGCCTGGGACAGAGCCCCCCCAACAGCCCCCTGTCAGAGACCCCTGTCAGAGACCCCCCCCAGAGACCTCAGAGACCCCCGGGACCCCCCCAGAGACTCCTATGAGAGACACCCCAAagagcccccccccccgggacCCCCCAGAGATCCCCTGGGAGACCCAGAGACACCCCCCAGGGACCCCTATGAGAGGCCCCCTTGAGAGACTCCTCCCCGGGAccacccccattgacccccaggAACCCCCCAGAGACCCCTATGAGAGACTCCCAGAGAACCCAGGACCCTCCCAAGACCCCCCCCCGCGCGAGAGACCTCTGGGACTCCcgtagagccccatagagccccccccatgccccccccccgggccccTGCACTCACGCCCAGCTCGTAGAGCCGGATGAAGTAGGAGCGCCGGGCACTGTCCCGCACCAGGCAAACGGCGCCGCTGCAGCGCCGGGCCCAGGCCCCCCCCGCGGCGCCCCCCACTCCCCCCGGCTCAGCCACCACGAGTTGCGCCACCGCCGTCACCAGCGCCTGCGGGGACAGCATGAGCCCATAGTGCcgcatagagccccatagagatccatagagacccctatagagtaCCCAGAGAGCGCCAGAGAGCTCCCATAGAGACACGTAGAGCACGTTAGAGACCCACAGAGACCGCTATAGAGCCCCAGAGACGACCATAGAGCCCCCAGAGAAACCCAGAGAGCCCGACAGAGCTCTACAGAGACCCCAGAGagcccccaaaaccaccctttgcccccccaaacccctccaTAGGGCCCCCAAAACCCCCCGCCAAGCACAGCCATGGGAGCCCCCACCCCTTTAGGCCCCCCCAGCTTCCTCCAGACCTCCATTTACCCCAATGAGACCTCCAAGGAGGCCCCTAAATGCTTTATGGGCCCCACGGGAGCCCCAGtgcccttcccctcctcaccACACATTTCCTGCCCAGGAGCTCAAACAGTCGCAGGTtctcctggggctgcagcagcgcCGAGGGGAcgtgccccccccccggggccCCCCCGCGGCTCATCCCTGGGTGCTCTCGGACACCTCAGTGCCTGGGACCCCCCCCAGTGCCTGGGTCCCTGCAGAGGCCTCTTCCGCCCGGAAGCACCCAAAAGCCTGAGGTGGCCGAGACGTCACCtccggggtggggggagaaCTGGGGGTGACTGGGAGGCGATGAGAGGcgatggggggcaatgggggggcgACGGGAGGTGACGGGAGGCAATGTGAGGTGATGGGAAGCAATGGGGGGCGATGGGGGGACGACAGGAGGCAATGGGAAGCAATGGGAGGCGATGGAAGGGTAATTGGGAACAGCCTCAGCCAATGCAGGCAGTGATGGGACTAAAACTGGGGACACTGGGAGGGACATGGGAACACTTGGAAGATTCCACCCCTCTTACCACACCAGAGCAGAGACCACCATCGCTGCCCAGCCCATATTGGGAATCCCAACCACCAGTCACAGGCATCAGGTTTATTGACGTCTCCAGCACCCCACAGATCCCAGATGCCAAAATACCCccccggtggggggggggagggggcaaTAAATAAGGAGTGGGTAAAAGGAACCTGGGCCAGGGGGCAGGAACTGGAGCGCAACAGTCCATACTGGAAGAAGCCATATGTGCATTAGATCCCAGTCAGTGCGCCCCACTGGTCGATACTGTTCCATTGTGGAAGGACACAAGGCCACACAGGTGAAGAACTCCCACTGGGCTGCCATGCTGGTCCTTACTAGTCCATACTGGGAGTGCTGAAGGCAATGTCAAAGCAGCGATTCCAGTTGATGGAGTTGTACTGGTCCAATCCAGACCCATCCTGGTCCGTCATGGTCCATACTGGCCTGGCCCAAGGCAATGCAGATCAGGAGTTCCCAGCTCGGATGTAGAGGTTCATAATGGTCCATACTGGACTGTCTCCAAGGGGTCCATTTATTCCTTACAGGTCCCCTATAGGGGATCAATCGGGCCCTCATATGGGCCTACAGGTCCCCATGTTGACCTGGGAGTCCGCACAGTGGTCTGTGGGTCCCCAAAATGGACCAACAGGTCCCCATGTGCTGTCCATAGGATCCCCACCTTGCCCTACGGGTCCCCATACTGACCTAGGGCTCCCCACGGTGCCCCCACGTTATCCTATGGGTCCCCATGTGCTGTCCAGGGGGTCCCCACACTGCCCTATGGCTCCCCATGACGCCCCATAACCCCCACGCATCATCACTGCGttcccccattccccccccttccccttttcaacccccccatccctccccgcCTCCATTTACCCCGTGCCGTGCCCCCCCGggggtgcccccccccagccctccaGGTAGCGTGCAAAGAGCCCCTTGGCGCGGTGCAGGACGCGGGGCAGGTGGTGGCGCCGCACCAGGCGGTCAAAGTGCATGGCCACCTCGTTGTAGTCCCCGGCGCGCGCCATCACCGCCTCCcgctgctccagcagcatggccaggcacaggaagagcaggaagggGTTCCCCTGGCCCAGCTCTTCtggcggcggcagcggggcccCGTCATCCTCCACCCCGACCTCGTcctctgaggaggaagaggaggaggaagaggaagaggaactTGAAGCTTCCCAAGGCCAAGCACCTCCCCAGGGGTCCTCAGCAGGGGTGCTGCCCACACTAGGGGCCTCATGTAACTCTATGGGGTCCTCCTGTACCTCTATGGGGGCTTCACGTAACTCTATGGGATCATCATGTACCTCTATGGGATATACACCAACCTCTCTGGTGTCCCCATCAACCTCACTGGGGCCTTTACCAATCTCTTTGGGCTCCCCATCAACCTCACTGGGGTCTTTAGAGACATCTGTGGGGTCCTCATATACCTCTATGGGATTTACACCAACCTCTGTGGGGTCCCCATCAACCTCACCGGGGCCTTTACCAACTTCTTTGGGCTCTCCATCAACCTCACTGGGATCTTTAGGGACCTCTGTGGGGTCTTCACCAACCTGTCTGAGGTCTTCACCCTCTTTGGGGTCTCTATCAACCTCTGTGGGGTCTTCACCACCCTGTCCAAGGGAGCAGGAGTAGTTGCCGCTGACCTCCTTGAGGGTGTCACCAAGCACATGGAGGAGCTCAAGGTCTCCTCTGATGTCTTTGGGCACATAGGGGTGTCCCCCGATTGCCTTGGAAGCACTGTGGTCTTGGACGGACTTCTCCAGGGCATCCCGATCTCCATGTGGCTTCTTGGAGACATGGTGAGCTCCATGGGTCTGCTTGGA
Proteins encoded:
- the WAS gene encoding actin nucleation-promoting factor WAS, which gives rise to MSRGGAPGGGHVPSALLQPQENLRLFELLGRKCVALVTAVAQLVVAEPGGVGGAAGGAWARRCSGAVCLVRDSARRSYFIRLYELGAGALRWEQELQGRMGYTARTPFFHTFASDEGQAGLNFADEGEAAAFEALVQERLHRRQQRAEKRQLPPLPPPGDGESPCIEGGRTGGHNGSCGVRHQQPPVPPTECPGDLSRTPMAPGDGSAPLLPVVPISNPDITASRYRGLPSPTDGPTVCPTAGEQKKSRKKISKADIGAPSGFRHVGHVGWDPSNGFDVAALDPALRALFTQAGITEVQLADAETSRLIHDFITERGGLQAVREELQRQGPPLPPSRGAAPPPPPPLLPGPSRSRTGPLPPLPGGALPPPRGGPALPAVAPPSRPVAPPPGRGPAPPGATAAPPPPPPPPLPATSGGGPVPPLGRGALLDQIRQGVTLNKTPECPESSSGGTGSGGLVGALMDVMQKRSRAIHSSDEGEELEEEGEEDEWDD